CATTCCGGGTGCCGCTTGAACTGCGCGGCGACGTAGGAACAGGCGGGCCGGACGGTAAAGCCCTGCTCGCGCGCATCCTCGATTAGCGCGAGGACCAGCTTTTCGGCGATTCCCCGTCCGCGCATCGAGGGCGGCACGCCCGTATGGTCGGCGACGCGCACATTGTCTCCGCCCGGATGCCAGGTCAGTTCGCCCGCATGTTCGCCCTCGGCCGTGCGGGCGCGATATTCGCCGCCGCCCGAATTGTCGCGGTGCTCGATCGTGATGTCTTGGCTGCTCATGATGTCTCCTTCTTGCACTCAATCGCTGCGTCTCTAAGGGCGTTCCCATGACCCGCCCCCGCCAGTTCCTGTCCGACAATTCCGCCGCCGTGCATCCCCGCCTGTGGGAGGCGATGCGCGCCGCCGACGCGGCGCAGACGCCCTATGACGGCGATGCGCTGTCGCAAGAGCTGGACGCGCGCTTCGGCGAAACCTTCGGCCGCGACTGCGCGGCGCTTTGGGTGGCAACCGGAACGGCGGCCAACTGCCTCGCGCTCGCCACCATGGTCCAGCCGCATGGCGGTGTCGTCTGTCACCGCGAGGCGCATATCGAGATGGACGAGGGCGGGGCGCCCGGCTTCTATCTCCACGGCGCCAAGCTGCTGCTGGTCGAAGGCGAGAGCGCGAAACTGACGCCCGAAACGATCACCTCGGTGCTCGATGCGATCCGCGACGATGTGCATCAGGTCCAGCCGCATGCGATCTCGATCACTCAGGCGAGCGAATATGGCTGCGCCTACCGGCCCGGCGAAGTCTCCGCGATCGCCGAACTGGCGCGCAGCCGCGGGCTCGGTTTTCACATGGACGGCGCACGCTTCGCCAATGCCACCGCCTTTCTCGGCTGCTCGGCGGGCGAGGCGGCGAAGGATGTCGACGCGCTCAGTTTCGGCTGCGTCAAGAATGGCGGGATGAACGCCGAGGCGATCCTGTTCTTCGACGAGGGGCTGGCCGATGTCGCCCGCTATCGCCGCAAGCGCGCCGGGCATTTGCAATCGAAGGGCCGGTTCCTCGCCGCTCAGCTTCTCGCCATGCTCGAAGGCGATCTCTGGCTGGAAAATGCGCAGCAGGCCAATGCCGCTGCGCAGGAGATCGCCGGGGCGTGCGGCGAGCGGCTGATGCACCCGGTCGAGGCGAACGAGCTGTTCGTGCGCTGCACGGCCGAGGAACGCGAGGCTTTGCGCGCGCAGGGCTTCGAATTCTACGACTGGGGGCCGGATGCGGCCCGCCTCGTCACCGCCTGGGACACGCGCGAGGACGATGCGCTGGCGCTGGCAAAGGCCGTGTCCGGCCTATGAGCGGAGGCCCGACGGGCGAGACGCTGCTCGCCCCGCGCAATCTTGCCGCCTTCCTGCTGGTCAGCCTGATCTGGGGCGGCACCTGGCTGGTGATCCGCGACCAGATTTCCACCGTTCCCGCCCAATGGTCGATCGTCTGGCGCTTTGTTGCCGCGACGCTCGGCATGTTCGCGCTGGCGAAGTGGCGGGGCGAGCCGGTGCGGTTGCCCAAGGGCGGCCAGCGCTGGGCGATGGCGCTGGGGCTGATGCAGTTCACGCTCAATTTCACCTTCGTCTACAATGCCGAGAGGTTCATCACGTCGGGGCTGGTCGCGGTGATGTTCGCCCTGCTGGTGGTGCCCAACGCCATTCTCGGGCGCATCCTGCTCAAGCAGCCGATTCGACGCGAATTCGTCATCGGTTCCTCGATCGCCGCGATCGGTATCGGCTTCCTGTTCTTCCAGGAATGGCGCGCTTCGCCTGCCACGCTCGAAGAGGTGCTGCTGGGGGCCGGGCTGACCGTGGCCGGCATTCTCTCGGCCAGTTCGGCCAACATCATCCAGGCGCTCGACGGGGCCAAGCGGCTGCCGTTCCTCACCCTGCTCGCCTGGTCGATGCTGTGGGGCGTGGTCATCAACGCCGCGATGGCGCTCGTGCTGACCGGCCCGCCCGTGTTCGATCCGCGCCCGGCCTTTGTGCTGGGAACGCTATATCTCGGCCTGCTGGGATCGGTGGTGACCTTCCCGCTCTATTACGGGCTGGTGCGCAAGGTCGGGGCGGGGCAGGCGGCCTATACCAGCGTGATCGTGCCGGTGGTGGCGATGGCGCTGTCGACTCTGTTCGAAGGATACGTCTGGGGACCGGTGCCGATCATCGGCGGCGTGCTGACATTGGGCGGCATGTTCGTCGCCATGCGCGCACGGTCCGCGCCGCCCCCTAGGCGTGCCGTTCCAGAGCCCTGATCGCGGCCAGCCCTTCGCGGAAGGTGGGGTAGGCGGGAGACCAGCCCAGCACGCGCTTCGCCTTCCCATTGGCGACACGGCGGTTCTCGGCATAGAAACCGCGCGCCATGGGCGAGAGGCCCGCCTCGTCCATCGTCTGGAGCGGCGGCGGCTCGGCACCGAGCAGGCGGCAGGCTTCCTCGGTCACGGCATTGTGGCTGGCGGGCAAATCGTCGCCGAGATTGTAGGCACCGGGCGGTGCGCCGCCTTCGATGGCGGCGACCAGCCCCGCGACGATATCGTCGACATGGACGCGGCTGAAGATCTGGTCGGGCAGATCGATGCGGTGCGCCTTGCCCTCGCGCACCCGGTCGAGCGCGCTGCGCCCCGGTCCGTAGATGCCGGGCAGGCGAAAGGCCCGCGCGCCGAGTGCCAGCCAGCTTGCATCGCATGCGGCGCGGGCGCTGCGCCGGCCACCGCCCGTCGGGCTGGCCTCGTCGACCCAGGCCCCGGCGGCATCGCCGTAGACGCCGGTCGAGGAAAGATAGGCGAGCGGCAGGGTTTCGAGATCACGCCCGTAGCGATCGAGCACCGGGTCGCTGCCCTCGGCGGGCGGGACGGAGGAGAGGACCTGATCGCTTTCGCGCAAGGCGCGGCGCACGGCGTCCTCGTCATCGAAGGCGACATTGCCCGAACTGCCCGTCGCATCGACGCGCCAGCCGCGCGCTTCCATGCTTTCCGCGATGCGGGCGGCGGTGTAGCCGAGCCCGAAAATGAACAAACGCGCCATAGAGGCGTAATAGCTGGAAACACGCTTCGCGAAAGGACCGCTTCGCCTCCATGGATATCGCCCGTACCCCTTCGACCCCCGACGGAAACCCGTATCTGGCCGACGCCGCGCCCGAGCCCAAGGCGCCGCCCGAGATCCGGCGCGAGGATTACGCGCCCTTCCCCTGGCTGATCCCGGCGACGCGGCTGGAATTCGAACTGGGGCTGGAGACCACCCGCGTCACCGCGACGCTGGAAATCGAACGAAACCCCGACGCGGACCGCTCGCCCACGATCCGGCTGAACGGCGACGGGCTGAGCCTCGTCGAGCTGCATTGCGACGAGGAGCCATGCACCGGCCACATGATGGACGGCGACGATCTGATCGTCACGCTCGAAGGCGACAACCATGTGCTGCGGATCGTGACCGAAATCGACCCCGGCGCCAATTCGCAGCTGATGGGCCTCTACGCCTCGAACGGGATGCTGTGCACCCAGTGCGAGGCGGAAGGGTTCCGGCGCATCACCTTCTTCCCCGACCGGCCCGACGTGCTCTCGGTCTACACCGTGCGGATGGACGCGCCGGAGGAGCAGTTCCCGGTCCTGCTGAGCAACGGCAACCGCACCGGCACGGGCAAGGACAAGGGCGGGATGCACTGGGCGGTGTGGCACGATCCCTGGCCCAAGCCCTCCTATCTCTTCGCGCTGGTGGCGGGCGATCTGGTCGCGCGCGAGGACTGCTTTACGACGATGTCGGGCAAGGATGTCGATCTCGCCATCTGGGTGCGCAAGGACGATCTGCCGCGCACGGCCCACGCGATGGAAAGCCTCAAGCGCTCCATGACATGGGACGAAGAGACCTTCGGGCGCGAATACGATCTCGACGTGTTCAACATCGTGGCGGTGGGCGATTTCAACATGGGCGCAATGGAGAACAAGGGCCTCAACGTCTTCAACACGAAATACGTGCTGGCCGACGAGGAAACCGCGACCGACGGCGATTTCGATGCCATCGAGGGCGTGATCGGGCACGAATATTTCCACAACTGGTCGGGCAACCGGATCACCTGCCGCGACTGGTTCCAGCTGAGTCTCAAGGAAGGCTTCACCGTGCTGCGCGACCAGCTGTTCAGCCAGGACATGCATTCCGAGGCGGTCAAGCGGATAGAGGACGTGCGCGTGCTGCGCAGCGTGCAGTTTCCGGAGGACAGCGGCCCGCTCGCCCATCCGATCCGGCCCGACAGCTATCGCGAGATCAGCAATTTCTACACCTCCACGATCTACAACAAGGGCGCCGAGGTGATCCGCATGATGCGTTCGATGGCCGGGCCGGAGCGGTTCCGGAAAGGCACCGATCTCTATTTCGAGCGCCATGACGGCGAGGCCGCGACCTGCGAGGATTTCGTGCGCGCGATCGAGGAAGGGGCGGAGCTCGACCTTGACCATTTCCGCCTGTGGTATTCGCAGGCGGGCACCCCGCGGGTGAAAGTCGCGCTGACACATGAAGGCGACACGGCGAGCCTTGCCCTGTCGCAGGAGGTCCCGCCGACGCCGGGCCAGTCCGAAAAACGGCCCATGC
The genomic region above belongs to Qipengyuania spongiae and contains:
- a CDS encoding SDR family NAD(P)-dependent oxidoreductase translates to MARLFIFGLGYTAARIAESMEARGWRVDATGSSGNVAFDDEDAVRRALRESDQVLSSVPPAEGSDPVLDRYGRDLETLPLAYLSSTGVYGDAAGAWVDEASPTGGGRRSARAACDASWLALGARAFRLPGIYGPGRSALDRVREGKAHRIDLPDQIFSRVHVDDIVAGLVAAIEGGAPPGAYNLGDDLPASHNAVTEEACRLLGAEPPPLQTMDEAGLSPMARGFYAENRRVANGKAKRVLGWSPAYPTFREGLAAIRALERHA
- the pepN gene encoding aminopeptidase N codes for the protein MDIARTPSTPDGNPYLADAAPEPKAPPEIRREDYAPFPWLIPATRLEFELGLETTRVTATLEIERNPDADRSPTIRLNGDGLSLVELHCDEEPCTGHMMDGDDLIVTLEGDNHVLRIVTEIDPGANSQLMGLYASNGMLCTQCEAEGFRRITFFPDRPDVLSVYTVRMDAPEEQFPVLLSNGNRTGTGKDKGGMHWAVWHDPWPKPSYLFALVAGDLVAREDCFTTMSGKDVDLAIWVRKDDLPRTAHAMESLKRSMTWDEETFGREYDLDVFNIVAVGDFNMGAMENKGLNVFNTKYVLADEETATDGDFDAIEGVIGHEYFHNWSGNRITCRDWFQLSLKEGFTVLRDQLFSQDMHSEAVKRIEDVRVLRSVQFPEDSGPLAHPIRPDSYREISNFYTSTIYNKGAEVIRMMRSMAGPERFRKGTDLYFERHDGEAATCEDFVRAIEEGAELDLDHFRLWYSQAGTPRVKVALTHEGDTASLALSQEVPPTPGQSEKRPMPIPLRIALFDRATGKSEGEELVMLDSAETTLRFDGFAEKPVLSINRGFTAPVRIEREIVREDLAFLARNDDDPFARSEAMQDLVVGHLLEAADGSPAEGASEAIAGALGEILKDDAIDDLMRGELMMLPGVTYLMDQVLLADPGRIFAAREALKADLGTRLEKELEALHERASAVPFSHDPEAKGARKVGTMALTYLAASDPQRAADLAAAQYDSADNMTDRQGALMVLSGIDSAARSDRLLDFYDRFEGNALVIDKWFSLQASSLHPDVIEHVKTLADHPDFTLRNPNRARSLYMAFTGTPQGFHAASGEGYRMIADLILELDPINAQTAARFVPALGRWRRIEEGRAALMREQLQRIADAPKLSRDTYEQVTRSLG
- a CDS encoding threonine aldolase family protein, which translates into the protein MTRPRQFLSDNSAAVHPRLWEAMRAADAAQTPYDGDALSQELDARFGETFGRDCAALWVATGTAANCLALATMVQPHGGVVCHREAHIEMDEGGAPGFYLHGAKLLLVEGESAKLTPETITSVLDAIRDDVHQVQPHAISITQASEYGCAYRPGEVSAIAELARSRGLGFHMDGARFANATAFLGCSAGEAAKDVDALSFGCVKNGGMNAEAILFFDEGLADVARYRRKRAGHLQSKGRFLAAQLLAMLEGDLWLENAQQANAAAQEIAGACGERLMHPVEANELFVRCTAEEREALRAQGFEFYDWGPDAARLVTAWDTREDDALALAKAVSGL
- a CDS encoding DMT family transporter, whose product is MSGGPTGETLLAPRNLAAFLLVSLIWGGTWLVIRDQISTVPAQWSIVWRFVAATLGMFALAKWRGEPVRLPKGGQRWAMALGLMQFTLNFTFVYNAERFITSGLVAVMFALLVVPNAILGRILLKQPIRREFVIGSSIAAIGIGFLFFQEWRASPATLEEVLLGAGLTVAGILSASSANIIQALDGAKRLPFLTLLAWSMLWGVVINAAMALVLTGPPVFDPRPAFVLGTLYLGLLGSVVTFPLYYGLVRKVGAGQAAYTSVIVPVVAMALSTLFEGYVWGPVPIIGGVLTLGGMFVAMRARSAPPPRRAVPEP
- a CDS encoding GNAT family N-acetyltransferase; the protein is MSSQDITIEHRDNSGGGEYRARTAEGEHAGELTWHPGGDNVRVADHTGVPPSMRGRGIAEKLVLALIEDAREQGFTVRPACSYVAAQFKRHPEWSELHAG